The Culex pipiens pallens isolate TS chromosome 2, TS_CPP_V2, whole genome shotgun sequence DNA window TCGATTCaactataaataaatattattttataagTTTTGCTTGGATCTGCTTCGCGGTGGGATATTTCGTCGCCAACTGGGGCAAGTTTTACGCGGTCCCTTCCAGGATGATTTCGCACGGGGAAAAATATGCTAAATAAATAGTGGCATCTGAGAGGTTTCCCCAGGGAAACGCTCGTGAACGGAATGCTGCGCGCAATTATTTGGTTTGCTGAGTAAATTTACGTGTGATTCCGGGTAAGTTTATACCCAGACTGACTGTTgctgatttttagtttttggttcAATGTGTAAGCTTGTGAGTTGTGTGGATGCGAGGATGAGAGCGTGAGATTAGCTGTACAAAATGGGATGATTTTGAACACTTTACATCAATTTCATACTTGCCAAACACTGCAACCTTTACAAACCTGAGACCAGCTCATGTTGCGCTGCaacctttttgaaaaacctgGAATCTTTGCATCGAAGAAAACTTTTTAAACCGCAAATTTTGAGAGAATTGCCATTCTTTTGTTCAGCTAACCTCAAACTTCCCAACCTTGCACTTCATTGTTCTATTGCattaaactaaaattgttcaatCGCAGAGATGTTTCACTGTTAAAATCACAGCAAATTTCACGTAAAATCACGCTTACGTCAAAGTTTTACTAGCGCCATCTGTTTTTTCAAGCGAGCATCGCTCGCAATTTGACGCAAGCTTGCATGCAAGTAGATCATCTCTGTGATCGTTTTGGGAAGTGAATAGTATTGcacttaaagcaaaaaaaaaaaacttgatttaactAACTTATCCCGCGATGAATTCTGGCTAGCtgcgtgtgtgtctgtgtgtttaAATTTAACTAGAATGCATTTATAACTAGTAGTTTGAGTTGCTTGAAGGGACCAAACCAAGTTAGACGAAAAAATATCCACACGCGCGAGTACTGCTTGCTTTTTTCGTCTCGCTTTTTAGTACAAGTGTGTACGTGAGTTTGTGGTTGTGTAAAATGATTCGCTCAAGTCGTTTGTATTtgtctaaaaaaatgtttgcatttttcttcCCTTTCTTCAATAATTTATATACTAATACAATATTGGgtagcatttttttcatattgtttGTTGGTTGTTTTTCTTCTAGTTATATatgcaattattttatttagttttctgttttttctttTATGTTACGTGTATATATAATTTGCCTTATTAGTTTGCCTGTCCTCCCGCgttttctctccctctctctcttccGTGTTACATCCTTTCTGCTGTAGtgtttgagtgtgtgtgtttctgTGTAAGTTTCTTAGCTAGCTTCTCTTGTGtgttttaatgcaattttccaCCGCTCCACTGTTAGACATTGAAGTTTAAACATTGGTAAAGTTGCCGAAttccctctctctctcgctcttcaACTCTGCTCAATCTCCCAAGGTGCCTACgggtgtgtgtgtctgtgtcgTCATTTCTGGCTGGGACCCCTTTTGCCTGTTCCGCACTCTACCTTTCGCTTTGTGTCGGCTTTCTTTCACGTTTTAGATTTCTTTGTTTTAAAATGAACACTTTAACTGGTGGGATTTTTGATAGTTTTATTGCACGCAGCACGAATTCTTATGACCATTTTTGTGCTTTAGTCGTGACTTGGGCTTATACTTTTCCAAGTATGATAGTTGTTTGGCATTGATAGCACCCCTCCTCTTGCTAAAAAAAGAGACAAAAGAGAAAAGTTTTAGTACAAATTCAACAACCAAAATAAGCTCAAAAATACTCACTCCCTAATCATCTCCACCGCGGCTTCGTACTTGAGTCCGAGTTCGATCAGTGCGAGTGCCACCAGCACGGGTGCCCGGCCCAGCCCTGCCACGCAGTGTACGGCCACGCACGCATCCGGGTCCTCCTGGAATCTGTACAGAAAGCTGCCATTGATTTATAACGGTCGGAACATTTACCAAACTCACAAAATCACAAACAAATAGCCTGACTGGTTTGGACTtacttttgcttcaaaatttcgaACCACTCGTCGACGACGGGCTGCGGCGGGAAGGTGCCGTCCTCGAAGGCCAGATCGCGCACCGCGATGCCCTGGCTGGCGAGCTCCTCGATCTTGTAGCTCGGTTCGCAGACGCGCACCACCACCGACACGTTGTGCTTCTTCAGCTCCTGGAATAAAATAAGAAATCAAAAttaatatcgtattttttaaactaatgttaaaaacaaaccaccaacccttcattgaaatttaaatacattcttgcaaaataaaaaaaatatacaaagcattttttttttgtagagcctTAACAccactttgaaaaatatctgcaacggctttagcaacttttgttttacgaaaaacctAACATctctagttttttgtttttcatttctagcgatttttgtttgaaagggtcctataaactattgtgttcatactatttttatttgcattctcTGTtaagttaatgtttgtttttgatagtatttggctaaTTCTACCACACCCTATCATTACAGTTTgcgtttttaattatttcatgtttttaaagcaaatttttcaTGGTTTCACATTTTCGGCTATAGAACGATACTATTGCTattaaaattgtagaaaagtacgtagaggcatagtctgagactttaaaaaaattacttcatacttattttcccataaaatttaggaaatgttagtgaaaacacagccaaagttgacccaaaaaaatgacatttttgaaaacattggcagagccaaataaaacaaatcaaacttccaactctaacattttcttaaattttaagagttctttttttcaatatcttgtTGATgatcaaaattggttgaaaatggcctggattgggttgtagagggttagaaaaataaaaaaatatcacgaaaccattttttattcaaaaagaataaaaataaaaataaaagtagagGTACCGTCAATGAGGGCGACAtagggtctggggggtgagattgggtcaaagtattttttttacggattttaccatttctcaggtacttctcaatgaaactaaattctgttaaaagggttgtgcaagggacaccttaagatgactttgctgaaaaaatgtttagcagctgtctaaagttgaggtacgtttttggccaaaaatgacctctcgaaaaatcaacttttgaaattttttgttgaaattgatcacaaagtacccaaatgttttaaaatctctacttctaaaattttagcatgtcaatacgattccctcgaacaagaaacactgttggatgacttgtttttaccatatctttgtatttgagcatcattttagtttcattcgacccaatgtcaccccctccaaggggtgagattgggtcaattttcaaactattgccatttaaggtagagtccatcaaattacaccatattttgggaaaatgttagtaaactatctaagaacaaatatACGATGAAAGATTTTTGctgttgtttaaattgtttttgttattaagaaaatacgagaggtgtatcgttttttgacccatagtcacccccactgacggtacactTTTTACAGATTTCATAACTTTAGAGATTCAGATATAATGTGTAGGAAAAATTTGCCTTGGTTGCTGTTTGCATATGTCCcatagatttatttatttatcgttTTATTGCTAAAAGtttaattcccaaaatacatttttctttatttaagaagtttgtttgtatgttttaaggacgtattagactatgacaaacaaacaaattcgcaaacaaacaaactcgcaaacaaacaaactttttgactgTTTGCCAGTTTgcttgctttgtttgtttgcctgcattGCAGAatcgtcagcctgcatacatttggctttgtttgccagtttggcaaactgtcaaacccgAAAAAGTATGTGTTTGTATGTTTGTTTGCtacagtctaatacctcctttagtaGACTGtaaaaagacatcttttgagccatagtggatgatgatgcaaaatcggttttttttttgaaaaatagtgttttctttaacattaaaaaaaatgatttcttttttcattttaaaaacacttCTTTTAAGAAATATATGATggattttaatgttaaaaaaaagaaactcttgtgaaaatttctgatcgcctaaaaaaataatctcaaaattttaaaaccgaGCGAAGCTTTTAAATAAAGTCTACAATAAGATAATCTACCGCATTTCATTTTTAAGatccaattttaaatttgtgaaatttctttCATGGAAtatgattagaaaaaaaaaagaaaaatgttaaaatttccgAAAGTcacaagggaccatccataaacatcGTGGGCACTACAGGGGGTATGACGATCGTCCACGCTCCAtaggaaaaatatgtttaatgtccacgagggggatggggggaggggttgagattacaaaaaaaaaagtatctaggtgggttatggatggtccctaacttGTGTGTGAAGATAACTCCAAAATGAGGTACTCTATCAAAATTCAGTAAAGTACatatcgattgcaaattcaatttaatttttttatactcaaaaaaatatgatcgcactctcaacgattttcaaaaaaataatttcacaatCATATCATATCTCtggaaccagattttgcaccattatgtatcaaaagatttttttgagtcCCATAAAACACATCgacaaatttcgaaaatttataaaacgtattttgggaatccaactttaaatgaaaaaaaagttaaataaaaaataaattacagtccggaagcctcggaaaaatttcacttcggataatcaaaacttcgaataatctaatcacgaaaaaaaatttcgatgcctatttttttattgtcgatttTAAGTATgactacgttaaagtgatttaaaacttttaaatccatgatggcggccaatatggcggtgttgaaatattgaaaaaatgttttttattatttagtaggcaatcaacttttcaaatttgactaaaatggggttgcagaactcgaatttgatgtttaaaacaagaaaaagaaaaaaaacgtgattcgattatccgaagtcccatccaaaccttaggataatcgaacttcggataatcgaaacttcggataatcgaggcttcggataatcgagtctggactgtactgtaTCTGTTTTGTCTTAATATTCCTAATTAGATTGAATTAggtactttgccgaagacaccaaatctatcagaAAATCTAATGTCATGATACAGCTTTCCTATAATCACGTAACCTTTTTGTATGACCAACTCGCAAAATTGTGTGGATACTtgtaaggaaaaaaataatgatgcaaaatagcttattttgaAATAGGGAAAGGACAAAGtaacatccaaataaaaaaatacaaatttaaaaatctcgaaATGATTTGCGTTATAcgcgaaatgaatgaaattatTGTTTCGAAAAAGCCTTTCTTTGTGAATAAGCTTTTATTACTGGCGTCGAAATCGATTAAACCgatttgtttgtttgaagaaagaATTTATGTCCAAGCAAACCCTAATGTTCTTTGTTTAGTAAAAAGGCCAAAAGTAAAACGGACTGAAATGTGATGTGATTATTTCCAATAAAAGTTCACTTTGCTAATGGTTtcgtgaaataaatttcaaatgcaaATTCATATActccttaaaaataaatcaattaacaATTATGCAGAGAAGCcccatttctttgtttttttttttcagcaattgtCAAAACAGACAAGTGCAGTCCAGAATGATTAACTCATTCATGAAGAAAGTATAGTTCCATTGttagtacattttttttgctgaagacAAATATGTATCCTGCAATCTTAATGTGTGCAAACTATGCAACAAGTTCAATGTTTACTAGAAAATTGTGGGagttataaataaaaacaatttctgattgCAACATTTAGCGTCATGCTTAGATGACGCAGCATATTTTTACCGGTTTCAGATTTTAGATCCGCCAAATGAATTGTTAAAGATAACTAGATTGTGTGTTGAAAAATTCTCAGATATCTCAAAGATTATAAATGTAATCAATGAAGTTTTGTAACCAACTGTTTTAATTCTTCTTCCCGAAAAAAACTGCAACCTTCCCCTTTTCCACCCGTAAGCACGCGTTTATCGCGACGTGTGCCATCTTATCTCAGGCAACAACGGGTAAGAAACCAACAACAACCTAACAAACATTTGCCTTTGGTGCAGCGCTCATTTCAACCGCAATTTTAATTGATAAAACGGGCCCGGGATTGCTCAGCGCTGATAAAAGCGAGTTCCCATTCGATAAGTGGGCTAAGTTCACAGCCACCCAAGAAGAAGTAAAAAGACTCACCGCGATGTAAGCGATGATGTTGTGGTCCGAGGGCCGGTCGGTGATCAGGAACTTCATGCCCTTGAACTCGATCCGGGCGGGCGCTGGTCGGATGTCCTTCTGACGCATGATGACGGTGGTCATTAAACGGTTCCCCGGTGCCAAAGGATTGGCCGGGTTTTGTGGGCTCTCGCGGTAGGAAGAACGATGTCAAGCCTTCTTCTTCGACTACTGCTGCTTCTGCTGGTTTGTAGTAAGTAGTGTAGCTTCCTTTTTCTCTAGTTTTTTAGGAGTAGTACTAGTAGTAGTTGTCGGTTCTACCTCTCAGCTCGGTGAGTTTGCTATCGAGACGACTGGCCGCGCTGCTCCGCTTTAGTTTATTATCTGTCGTGTTGCTTCCTCTAGATAAAATCACGccttcttcctcttcttccTAGCTTCGTGTTACACCTGCTCTCTTGCTTCGGCTCGCCGagattaaaatcaatttcttaaaaaaatatgatgtatACTATATCACAAATAAtagaatatttagatttttttcctcTTCTTCTTGCTCTTGGGTGCTCTACTCAGCTGATGGTTCAACGAACGTTTTCGCGACACTTTCTGCCCAAGAATCGGCGGCAATTGCGCTTCAACAAAGATCAGACTCCGCTCTCACCGTCGCTGATTTTCTCTTTCCGGAGGGATGAGCTGGCCGCGCAGAACCTCTCGTCGGTCAACACTGGGAGTTTGGGAAAATGAAGGTTATCTCTTGCTCTGTTTCTCTCGATCTCTCTCGTTGAAGGTGGCGTAAGATGCGTGCGTTGGCGTTCCTTgacgagttttttgtttgtttgttgttgttgttgccttTGTGGGTACAACGACCTGCTATGTTCAATTTAGGATGATTACCTGGAAGGGGGGAAAGagataagaaaaaaacattagaaCGTGGATAGGAGCAACAAGGTCACGAACGGATAAAACCTAAATTGATCATACTAAAGTGCATGAATATTGAGTAACATTGTAAAGAAATccggaaaatttccaaaacaaagAATATAATACTAAAGAAGTTTCATAAGGGTGGATATA harbors:
- the LOC120416771 gene encoding PRL-1 phosphatase isoform X1; translation: MTTVIMRQKDIRPAPARIEFKGMKFLITDRPSDHNIIAYIAELKKHNVSVVVRVCEPSYKIEELASQGIAVRDLAFEDGTFPPQPVVDEWFEILKQNFLYRFQEDPDACVAVHCVAGLGRAPVLVALALIELGLKYEAAVEMIRDKRRGAINAKQLSYLEKYKPKSRLKHKNGHKNSCCVQ
- the LOC120416771 gene encoding PRL-1 phosphatase isoform X2, which codes for MTTVIMRQKDIRPAPARIEFKGMKFLITDRPSDHNIIAYIAELKKHNVSVVVRVCEPSYKIEELASQGIAVRDLAFEDGTFPPQPVVDEWFEILKQKFQEDPDACVAVHCVAGLGRAPVLVALALIELGLKYEAAVEMIRDKRRGAINAKQLSYLEKYKPKSRLKHKNGHKNSCCVQ